A single genomic interval of Sus scrofa isolate TJ Tabasco breed Duroc unplaced genomic scaffold, Sscrofa11.1 Contig641, whole genome shotgun sequence harbors:
- the LOC396791 gene encoding LOW QUALITY PROTEIN: putative gustatory receptor clone PTE01 (The sequence of the model RefSeq protein was modified relative to this genomic sequence to represent the inferred CDS: inserted 2 bases in 2 codons; deleted 2 bases in 2 codons; substituted 1 base at 1 genomic stop codon), whose product MYFFLCNLSLADIGFVSATVPKMVANIQTQSRVISYADCLTQMSIFILYGCLDSLLPTVMAYDRFVSIGHPLHYPVSMNTHLCCFLVLTSFWVSLLDSHVHHWIVIRLTCFKDVEITNFFCNPSQLLNLACSDIFTNNIIVYFAGGIFGFIPISGIFFSYCKILSSILRVPXLGQKYXAFSTCGPQLXVICLFYGTGLGVYLSSPSLHSPRKNEVASVMYTVGCFGIDSSHIIPQSVLAIIPLIGVDETCPLSTVAEEKYRDRIFSEGGKYSCIALPGDPLDHLTLYDQSSRVESAEVLSVIGWNRKITQVVVDVPKGDH is encoded by the exons atgtacttcttcctctgcaACCTGTCCTTGGCTGACATAGGT TTTGTCTCTGCCACTGTCCCCAAGATGGTTGCGAACATCCAAACTCAGAGCAGAGTCATATCCTATGCAGACTGCCTGACACAGATGTCTATTTTCATCCTTTATGGATGTTTGGATAGTCTCCTCccgactgtgatggcctatgacaggtttgtgTCCATCGGTCACCCCCTGCACTACCCTGTCAGCATGAACACACACCTCTGCTGCTTCTTGGTTTTGACATCTTTTTGGGTCAGCCTTTTGGACTCCCATGTTCACCATTGGATTGTGATAAGACTTACCTGTTTCAAGGATGTGGAAATTACTAATTTCTTCTGCAACCCTTCTCAACTCCTCAATCTTGCCTGTTCTGACATTTTCACAAATAACATTATCGTATATTTTGCTGGTGGCATTTTTGGCTTTATCCCTATATCAggaatctttttctcttactgtaaaattctttcctccattctgagagtGCCTTAATTAGGTCAGAAGT aggccttctccacctgtggccctCAGC GagttatttgcttattttatggaacaggccTTGGGGTTTACCTCAGCTCA CCATCTCTCCATTCTCCCAGGAAGAATGAAGtggcctcagtgatgtacactgtg GGCTGTTTTGGTATAGATTCAAGCCACATCATTCCTCAGAGTGTCctggccattatccccttgataggag TTGATGAAACTTGTCCTCTGTCCACTGTTGCTGAAGAGAAATACAGAGACAGAATTTTTAGTGAAGGAGGAAAATACAGTtgtattgctttgccag GGGATCCACTTGACCACTTGACACTGTATGACCAGAGCAGTAGAGTGGAGTCTGCAGAAGTACTCAGTGTGATAGGATGGAACAGGAAaattacacaggtagttgtagatgTCCCAAAAGGGGACCATTGA